A stretch of DNA from Coccidioides posadasii str. Silveira chromosome 4, complete sequence:
GTCGCGTTTGGATACTATACTGGCGGAAAATGACGACCATATGCCTCCTGCAGATgaaaataagaaagagagtACTACAGAGCAACCCAATGTGTTCACCGGGAAACTTTCCGCAAAAAGTGCCTCAGCTAGTAAGTCAGcggcttcttcttcttcttttttttcttttgtcccAGCATTCCAGTAGCTTACGGTCGTAGCTATTTCAAGAAGCTCCTCTTCTGCTCGGAAGAATGACCGTCTCCAAGAGAGGCTTGCCCGTGCGATGGTGAAGCAAAGCGGATCATCCTCAAACGTCGCCAGCAATCACTCTTCGCCAGGCGTACCTTCCCAGGCTCCCAGCCCACGTCCTTCTACAGAGATTAGGGCGAGTGTAGAAAGCCCAAGAAGCAATCTGGAAATTTTGACAAGGGCCGACGGTGTATCTACTCTACTCTCGAGCCCTGATGTTGGCAACTCGTCTCGCAGAACATCGGAGGACATACCCGCAGGCTCAGGGAAAGTGTCTGGATCCGAGCCGCGACAATCCATAAGTTCCGATAGAGGTACGACTTTGTTGGATTCAAGTCAGGATGGGTATCATAAAAGACTTATCCCGACAATTGGGGTTTCTGCGCCGCCCAATGAAGAAGAGACAGCGACTGAAGGGGCCTCATCTCGATTACAGGCTGAACATGACACCGCTGAAGTCCAGTGGCAGGAAGAGATGCACGGTTACATCGAAAAAATTGACGCTTTACAAGCTAAACTAAAGTACTTGGCCAAGGAGGCGGCCGAATCGGCGAAAAACGCGGCTGCCACTGCAACTCCGGGAAGTTTAGAGAAGAAGTTGTTTGAGAAGGACGAGCGTATAGCTGTCTTGATGGAAGAAGGGCAAAAGCTGTCAAAAACGGAACTGGAGCACCGCGCGACCATCAAGAAGCTCCGGCAGTATATTGCAGAAAGCACAAAGTCGCAGACAGACGCCAAAAGGCGAATAGAAAACATAGAGAAAGACCTTTCAAAGGCAGAGGATAGAGCTCAACGCTTTGAACAAGCAGAGAAACGGGCTTTGTCGAAATTGAATGCTCAGGCGAAAACCGAGAAAGACCTGGGGAACGTTACTACGGAACGAGATAACTTGAGAGCAGAAGTGGCGGATCTAAATTCCCGGCTGAACAAAGCAGTCGCCAGAGCCGAAGCAGCTGAGCGAAGAGCGCAAATGGGCTCATCGGAAGCTAAAAGCCGACGGGTGGCAGAACTCAAGGATGACCTTGCTAGCGCCAAAATTGAGCGCGAAATAAGCGAAGAGAAATTGCGGAGAGAGATTCGAGATCTAAAAGAAATTCTTGAAAGGGAAAGAGAGCGTAGCCGAGTACAAGAGATGGAGCTTCGGGGAGAATTATCGGTGTTGGAAGGTAAAATGGAAACTTTGCGGGCTAGGGCAGAGGAGGTATCCTCCAGTGCCACGGGCGACGCTCAAGCAAAGCTTCTGCGGCAAATCGAACGACTACAAACGCAGTACGCAGTTGCGAGAGAAAACTGGAATGGCATTGAGAGCTCGCTGGTATCTCGTTTGGCAAATgttgaaaaagaaagggacGAATTCGCACGAAGGGAAGGTGACTTGCGACGGAAGGTCAGAGAAGCGGTAAGCTGTGCTACGTGGAGCGAAAGTGAGAGAAAAATTGCTAATATTAACGATGGTGCAGAACCTGAAATCTAAGCGTATTGAAAGCGAAGTCGAGAACTCCCACGAAGCTTTCCAGGAAATGGAAAGAGACCTAGAAGAAAGTAGACGAGAAGTAAAGAAGTTATCACAAAAGCTCCTTAAGGCAGAGGCCGACATTTTTGAAGCGAAGCAAACATTTGAAACTGAAAGAGAGCGCCAGGATGCTGCATGGTCTCAACGCCTCGAAGAGGAGAAGTCGAAATGGCATGAGCAGCTATCATCCTCGCCGCCATACCTTCACCCACATAGCGAATCACCTATGACAGCAAACCGGAAGTCTGAAACTCTTGCAACCATGCCTGACCGGCCTTCAAGCCGCCGATCGCCAGTGCTCCCCCTTTTCCCTCCTGGACTAAATACCCCACCCAGACAAAGTTCATATTCATCACTAAATTCAAGTCTCGGCCTTCGGCATCTCCCCCATGACAATTCCTCGGCGTCCTTGGAGATTTCTTCCGTGCAGGTGTTAGAGCCAGAGGAGTATTTCACAGGAGCTATAAGCCCTGTAACCGCATCAGCTCCGGAAACCCATCAGTCCAAGGGGATAAATGATATAGTCTCTGCTTCTACGGTTGCTGCTGGTCCCTCGGTTCAACTTGTTGAAAGGATGAGTGCTACGGTCCGCCGTTTGGAAAATGAACGAGCCGCATTTAAGGATGAGCTAGTTTGCATAACAAATCAAAGAGATGAAGCCAGACAGGAAGTCGTTGCATTGATGAAAGAAgtggaagaaaaaagaacttGCGATAAGCGAATACAAGATTTAGAGGCAGCCGTTAGGGACTTAGATGAAAGATACCAGACTACACTCGAAATGCTTGGTGAGAAGAGCGAGCTTGTCGAGGAACAGAAGGCGGATATCCAAGatttaaagaagatatacCGGGAGCTTGTGGAGAGTACAATGAAATGACCACCAGTATATATATTCGACAAATTCAACCCAAGACCCAACTCTATGGGCAATATTATTGTATTTTCTGTTCCATGAGGGGTTTGCTGATCATTTGAAGGTATTAAAACAAAATTAGAGGCATTACATTCATCATGGCAACTCAATTCCTTCCCGCTCAGCGGCTTGTATGATATACTTCCGAACCTAGAGTGATAGGAATAAATGAGGGATAAATTCTGCGAGTTTAAGTATATTTATGCGTACCTTGATATCAGGAGCCAAATCAATGGCCAACCTCCCTTCATTGTCCCTTTTGTCTACTTCCGCACCGGCGCGCAAGAGTACTAATGCGGCCTCCCCATGACCTTCTGAAATTGCGTGATGCAATGCAGTTAACCCATCCACATCCGTAGCATTCAGTGGACTTCTCCCTTCTCGCAATAAGATATTGAGTATTGGAACTGAGCCGATTGCCGCGGCACGGTGGAGAGCAAGTTGGCCTCGATTATCGCGGACTCTGGCACTGCATTCATTAGAGATGAGAGTACGAACAATGTCCGTGTTGCTCTTGGAGGCTGCAAAATGAATTGCGTTCTATGTAAACAATTTAGTATTCAAAGCAGAAACGATGAGGATTAGACGCTCTGGTGGCACGGTAGGGCGAGATACCTGGCCTGTGGCGCTTTTTAGATTGACGTCTGCACCCTTTTGTAGAAGGAGCTCTATCATGGGCCGGCCTTCATTGTCCTTCAGACTAGCCGCGATCATGAGAGGGGTCCATCCCGAAGAGTCCTAAATCGCCGACAACTGAGATTAGTTTTTGGCCATGACATATGCATAGTATTCTAAATTCCAACGGGAATATATAAGCTCCACGAACGGTAACGTCTGGATCAAATTTTTTCTGAGAAGCTAACAGTCGAGCTATGGGCAATTGATTGTAAGCTGCAGCCCAGTGAATGGGCAAGCGGTCATCGCCATCTCTCAGGACAGCAAGCTTTGGATTGGCCTGAACGACGAAGTATATTAACAATACAGGC
This window harbors:
- a CDS encoding uncharacterized protein (EggNog:ENOG410PI1U~COG:K~BUSCO:3122at33183), coding for MSTNPQSTKTPKWSVGSFLQQAVAGVESRLDTILAENDDHMPPADENKKESTTEQPNVFTGKLSAKSASATISRSSSSARKNDRLQERLARAMVKQSGSSSNVASNHSSPGVPSQAPSPRPSTEIRASVESPRSNLEILTRADGVSTLLSSPDVGNSSRRTSEDIPAGSGKVSGSEPRQSISSDRGTTLLDSSQDGYHKRLIPTIGVSAPPNEEETATEGASSRLQAEHDTAEVQWQEEMHGYIEKIDALQAKLKYLAKEAAESAKNAAATATPGSLEKKLFEKDERIAVLMEEGQKLSKTELEHRATIKKLRQYIAESTKSQTDAKRRIENIEKDLSKAEDRAQRFEQAEKRALSKLNAQAKTEKDLGNVTTERDNLRAEVADLNSRLNKAVARAEAAERRAQMGSSEAKSRRVAELKDDLASAKIEREISEEKLRREIRDLKEILERERERSRVQEMELRGELSVLEGKMETLRARAEEVSSSATGDAQAKLLRQIERLQTQYAVARENWNGIESSLVSRLANVEKERDEFARREGDLRRKVREANLKSKRIESEVENSHEAFQEMERDLEESRREVKKLSQKLLKAEADIFEAKQTFETERERQDAAWSQRLEEEKSKWHEQLSSSPPYLHPHSESPMTANRKSETLATMPDRPSSRRSPVLPLFPPGLNTPPRQSSYSSLNSSLGLRHLPHDNSSASLEISSVQVLEPEEYFTGAISPVTASAPETHQSKGINDIVSASTVAAGPSVQLVERMSATVRRLENERAAFKDELVCITNQRDEARQEVVALMKEVEEKRTCDKRIQDLEAAVRDLDERYQTTLEMLGEKSELVEEQKADIQDLKKIYRELVESTMK
- a CDS encoding uncharacterized protein (EggNog:ENOG410PKPV~COG:O~BUSCO:12805at33183); amino-acid sequence: MDPDYHAKFAIHEATREGKTSEVESLLNANPKLAVLRDGDDRLPIHWAAAYNQLPIARLLASQKKFDPDVTDSSGWTPLMIAASLKDNEGRPMIELLLQKGADVNLKSATGQNAIHFAASKSNTDIVRTLISNECSARVRDNRGQLALHRAAAIGSVPILNILLREGRSPLNATDVDGLTALHHAISEGHGEAALVLLRAGAEVDKRDNEGRLAIDLAPDIKVRKYIIQAAEREGIELP